The following coding sequences lie in one Acidimicrobiales bacterium genomic window:
- a CDS encoding cytochrome b N-terminal domain-containing protein, translating into MARARTIVLWLLTAQVVILAATGAALYFVYRPEAAAAWTDTYGVGSALGREVRVAHLAQDLHRVAAWLALPTSIVAAVLLTLRTRPTERVAPGLATGVGLVLAVVAASVTGYLLPWDQLALFAVTVGENISGYTWLRDGSVRFVLMDGIEILPRTLLKWLVLHVVLGVAVVGLTALGWRRARRTPPIEPAAPAANEPSAEVPVGV; encoded by the coding sequence ATGGCCCGGGCCCGGACGATCGTGCTGTGGTTGCTGACCGCGCAGGTCGTGATCCTGGCCGCGACCGGCGCGGCGCTGTACTTCGTCTACCGGCCCGAGGCCGCCGCCGCCTGGACGGACACCTACGGGGTGGGTAGCGCGTTGGGCCGTGAGGTCCGGGTGGCGCACCTTGCACAGGACCTCCATCGCGTCGCGGCGTGGCTCGCTCTGCCCACCTCGATCGTGGCCGCCGTCCTGCTCACCCTGCGGACGAGGCCGACCGAACGAGTGGCGCCGGGCCTCGCCACAGGCGTCGGCCTCGTGCTCGCCGTCGTGGCGGCGTCGGTCACCGGCTACCTGCTGCCCTGGGACCAGCTCGCCCTGTTCGCGGTCACCGTCGGCGAGAACATCAGCGGCTACACCTGGCTGCGCGACGGCAGCGTCCGCTTCGTGTTGATGGACGGCATCGAGATCCTCCCGAGGACGCTGCTGAAGTGGCTCGTCCTGCATGTCGTGTTGGGCGTTGCCGTGGTTGGGCTGACGGCACTCGGGTGGCGACGGGCCCGCCGAACGCCCCCGATCGAGCCGGCGGCGCCTGCCGCCAACGAGCCGTCGGCCGAGGTGCCGGTCGGCGTCTGA
- the whiG gene encoding RNA polymerase sigma factor WhiG — translation MIDDGARLDALWARYKDTKGRDARDQLILHYSPLVKYVAGRVGVGLPQNVDQADLVSYGIFGLIDAIEKFDPERGFKFETYAISRIKGSILDELRSIDWVPRSVRAKARSLEKAYAKLEGELHRAPTDEELAEELDLTEAQLAQLLSQISFVGMAALDEMLAGGDRGESITLGDTIADSGRGPVTVYEAEETRQLLAETINRMPERERLVLTLYYYEALTLAEIGEVLSVTESRVCQIHTKAVLQLRSRIAAAEREPA, via the coding sequence GTGATCGATGACGGTGCCCGCCTCGACGCGCTCTGGGCGCGGTACAAGGACACCAAGGGCCGCGACGCCCGCGACCAGCTGATCCTGCACTACTCGCCCTTGGTGAAGTACGTCGCCGGTCGGGTGGGGGTGGGCCTGCCGCAGAACGTCGACCAGGCCGACCTCGTCAGCTACGGGATCTTCGGGCTCATCGACGCCATCGAGAAGTTCGACCCCGAACGGGGCTTCAAGTTCGAGACCTACGCCATCTCCCGCATCAAGGGCTCGATCCTCGACGAGCTGCGCTCCATCGACTGGGTGCCGCGTTCGGTGCGGGCCAAGGCCCGTTCGCTCGAGAAGGCGTACGCCAAGCTCGAGGGCGAGCTCCACCGGGCCCCCACCGACGAGGAGCTGGCCGAGGAGCTCGATCTCACCGAGGCGCAGCTGGCCCAGTTGCTGTCGCAGATCTCGTTCGTGGGCATGGCCGCCCTCGACGAGATGCTCGCCGGCGGCGACCGCGGCGAGTCCATCACCCTCGGTGACACCATCGCCGACTCGGGCCGGGGTCCGGTCACGGTCTACGAGGCCGAGGAGACCCGCCAGCTCCTCGCCGAGACCATCAACCGGATGCCCGAGCGCGAGCGCCTCGTGCTCACGCTCTACTACTACGAGGCGCTGACCCTGGCCGAGATCGGCGAGGTCCTCAGCGTCACCGAGAGCCGGGTCTGCCAGATCCACACCAAGGCCGTGCTGCAGCTGCGCTCGCGCATCGCCGCCGCCGAGCGCGAGCCGGCCTGA
- the frr gene encoding ribosome recycling factor translates to MSEETVDLVLDDVTEKMAKAVSHARHEFSTIRTGRAAPALVEKLPVDYYGQEVPLQQLAGFSVPEARQLIISPYDKGSMPAIEKAIQNSDLGLNPSNDGHVIRLSFPPLTAERRQQLVKVVKGMAEEGRVAIRNLRRAARHELEAFDKDGELTHDELARAEKRLDEITHREEAAINAALDVKEQELLED, encoded by the coding sequence GTGTCTGAGGAGACCGTCGATCTCGTCCTCGACGACGTGACCGAGAAGATGGCCAAGGCCGTCTCCCACGCCCGCCACGAGTTCAGCACCATCCGCACGGGCCGGGCCGCGCCGGCGCTCGTAGAGAAGCTGCCGGTCGACTACTACGGCCAGGAGGTGCCCCTCCAGCAGCTCGCGGGGTTCTCCGTGCCCGAGGCCCGCCAGCTCATCATCTCGCCGTACGACAAGGGCTCGATGCCCGCCATCGAGAAGGCGATCCAGAACTCCGACCTGGGCCTCAACCCCAGCAACGACGGCCACGTCATCCGGTTGAGCTTCCCGCCGCTCACCGCCGAGCGCCGTCAACAGCTCGTGAAGGTCGTCAAGGGCATGGCCGAGGAGGGGCGGGTCGCCATCCGCAACCTGCGCCGCGCCGCCCGCCACGAGCTCGAGGCCTTCGACAAGGACGGCGAGCTCACCCACGACGAGCTGGCCCGGGCCGAGAAACGCCTCGACGAGATCACCCACCGCGAGGAAGCCGCCATCAACGCCGCGCTCGACGTCAAAGAACAGGAACTGCTCGAGGACTGA
- a CDS encoding M23 family metallopeptidase: MSRSLRLLVVLLAVTAATTWVADAPAAGQATVVMYRPPVDAPVVDPFRAPTSPYGPGNRGIDYATVPGTVVRAVAAGTVSFAGSVAGVRYVTVTHADGLRSSYGGLASVSVAQGAVVAAGAEVGRAADTLHLGIRRGDEYLDPEALFAAAAPLVRLIPVAEFDAAA; encoded by the coding sequence ATGTCCCGATCGCTCCGCCTGCTCGTGGTCCTGCTGGCCGTCACGGCCGCCACCACCTGGGTCGCCGATGCGCCGGCCGCCGGCCAGGCCACCGTCGTCATGTACCGACCGCCGGTCGACGCTCCCGTCGTCGACCCGTTCCGCGCCCCCACCTCGCCCTACGGCCCGGGCAACCGCGGCATCGACTACGCCACCGTGCCGGGCACCGTCGTGCGCGCCGTCGCGGCGGGGACGGTGTCGTTCGCCGGGTCAGTGGCCGGCGTGCGCTACGTCACCGTCACCCACGCCGACGGCCTGCGCAGCAGCTACGGCGGGTTGGCGTCCGTCTCGGTGGCCCAAGGGGCCGTGGTCGCGGCCGGCGCCGAGGTGGGCCGCGCCGCCGACACGCTGCACCTCGGCATCCGCCGGGGCGACGAGTACCTCGACCCCGAGGCGCTCTTCGCCGCCGCGGCCCCCCTCGTCCGGCTCATCCCCGTCGCCGAGTTCGACGCCGCCGCGTGA
- the rpsB gene encoding 30S ribosomal protein S2, whose amino-acid sequence MAPVVSMKQLLEAGVHFGHQTRRWNPKMKRFLWGERNGIYIIDLEETLRRIEIAYSFVRDLVADGGSLMFVGTKKQAQDGVQSYAEKCGMPYVNQRWLGGMLTNFETISKRVGKMQEYGRMRDSGEFAAMPKKEALILGRELEKLERNLSGIRNMTKRPAAIFVLDTKKEHIAVTEANKLGIPIVALVDTNCDPDVIDYVIPGNDDAIRSGDLMCRILADAVQEGLYIRSKRNPDVAPPVERSAEEEAAVSKQQAEARREAAAQAAEREARLAAAKAEQAAKSAGAPAAAPEAPAAEAPAEEAPAVEAAADAPEAEAAAPEADETADAPAAE is encoded by the coding sequence ATGGCGCCCGTCGTTTCCATGAAGCAGTTGCTCGAGGCCGGTGTCCACTTCGGTCACCAGACCCGCCGCTGGAACCCCAAGATGAAGCGGTTCCTCTGGGGCGAGCGCAACGGCATCTACATCATCGACCTCGAAGAGACGCTGCGGCGCATCGAGATCGCCTACAGCTTCGTCCGCGACCTCGTCGCCGACGGCGGCTCGCTCATGTTCGTGGGCACCAAGAAGCAGGCCCAGGACGGCGTGCAGTCCTACGCCGAGAAGTGCGGCATGCCCTACGTGAACCAGCGCTGGCTGGGCGGCATGCTCACCAACTTCGAGACCATCTCCAAGCGCGTCGGCAAGATGCAGGAGTACGGCCGCATGCGCGACTCGGGCGAGTTCGCGGCCATGCCCAAGAAGGAAGCCCTCATCCTCGGCCGCGAGCTCGAGAAGCTCGAGCGCAACCTCAGCGGCATCCGCAACATGACCAAGCGCCCTGCGGCGATCTTCGTGCTCGACACGAAGAAGGAGCACATCGCGGTCACCGAGGCCAACAAGCTCGGCATCCCGATCGTGGCCCTGGTCGACACCAACTGCGACCCCGACGTCATCGACTACGTCATCCCCGGCAACGACGACGCCATCCGCTCCGGCGACCTGATGTGCCGCATCCTGGCCGACGCCGTCCAGGAGGGCCTGTACATCCGCTCGAAGCGCAACCCCGACGTGGCGCCCCCCGTCGAGCGTTCGGCCGAGGAGGAGGCAGCCGTCTCCAAGCAGCAGGCCGAGGCTCGCCGTGAGGCCGCCGCCCAGGCCGCCGAGCGCGAGGCCCGCCTCGCCGCCGCCAAGGCCGAGCAGGCCGCCAAGTCCGCCGGGGCCCCCGCGGCGGCTCCTGAGGCCCCCGCCGCTGAGGCGCCCGCCGAGGAGGCTCCTGCGGTCGAGGCCGCAGCCGACGCCCCCGAGGCGGAGGCCGCGGCGCCCGAGGCCGACGAGACCGCGGACGCTCCCGCCGCCGAGTGA
- a CDS encoding phosphatidate cytidylyltransferase, translating into MDQDSGAPPPEDQEPEKVVREPTEGVRIIGAEEAAEASSRPDVVGRIPADRPKFGDPPTSDDAPPPPLRFPAPEADDPNTFGAVPIISADSPPPPGVGSASGSSGSSGSGRRSSSPFEDDDSLEFDAPPPPRPTAPVERASESPFDAPSGSSRTMAGDEDDLGRMLGGRRDRREVAKEDIGARRRGRRGRRGRRDDALEPSPFEDLLPTEDEVADVSDHDLPHWSAPPTGEVPKVLAPTPEPGDEDDASVWAPTSGAGPRWQDEHGHAEADDFSDLTDITRIESVPGVDAPVEPADEFGAVPPPVSEPAAQAPPPGYEPEPAYEPEPGYEPEPSRTPGSPYPEDRRPHGSVGDLGVHDDGSGAGRDLPTAVGVGVGLFVGFVVLAMIGTAALTLLVLVVIVMGAIEFFNAVRRVGYHPAVLPGLVATGSFVLAVHWKPAGGFQMVTFLTIAVLMLWYVIGLQHERAVANIGITLLGVLWIGGLGSFAALMLAAPDGIGMLTGAIIATVAYDVGAYFVGRQFGKTPLSPSSPNKTMEGLVGGAAAAVVVSVIVLGIVGVFPWDTGSALILGLAVAIVAPVGDLCESMLKRDLGLKDMGSILPGHGGLLDRFDALLFVLPVTYYVFLLTA; encoded by the coding sequence GTGGACCAGGACTCCGGCGCACCGCCGCCAGAAGACCAAGAACCCGAGAAGGTGGTGCGCGAGCCCACCGAGGGTGTGCGCATCATCGGGGCCGAAGAGGCGGCCGAGGCATCGAGCCGTCCCGATGTCGTCGGCCGCATCCCGGCCGACCGCCCCAAGTTCGGTGATCCCCCGACCAGCGACGACGCGCCGCCGCCCCCGCTGCGCTTCCCGGCGCCCGAGGCCGACGACCCGAACACGTTCGGCGCCGTCCCCATCATCTCCGCCGACTCGCCGCCCCCACCGGGCGTGGGCAGTGCCTCCGGTTCGTCCGGCTCCTCGGGTTCGGGCCGTCGTTCATCGAGCCCCTTCGAGGACGACGACTCCCTCGAGTTCGACGCGCCGCCCCCGCCTCGTCCCACCGCGCCGGTCGAGCGGGCGTCGGAGTCGCCCTTCGACGCTCCCTCCGGGTCGAGCCGCACCATGGCGGGCGACGAGGACGACCTCGGCCGCATGCTCGGTGGACGCCGCGACCGCCGTGAGGTCGCCAAGGAGGACATCGGTGCCCGTCGCCGCGGGCGTCGGGGCCGGCGTGGACGGCGCGACGACGCGCTCGAGCCGAGCCCCTTCGAGGATCTGCTGCCCACCGAGGACGAGGTGGCGGACGTGAGCGATCACGACCTGCCCCACTGGAGCGCGCCGCCCACGGGCGAGGTGCCGAAGGTGCTCGCACCGACGCCCGAGCCCGGCGACGAGGACGACGCCTCCGTCTGGGCGCCCACCTCCGGCGCCGGTCCCCGCTGGCAGGACGAGCACGGCCACGCCGAGGCCGACGACTTCTCCGACCTCACCGACATCACCCGCATCGAGTCGGTCCCCGGGGTCGACGCCCCGGTCGAGCCCGCTGACGAGTTCGGGGCGGTCCCGCCACCCGTGTCCGAGCCGGCGGCGCAGGCGCCCCCGCCCGGGTACGAGCCCGAACCGGCCTACGAGCCCGAACCTGGCTACGAGCCCGAGCCCAGCCGCACCCCCGGCTCGCCCTACCCCGAGGACCGTCGCCCCCACGGGAGCGTCGGCGACCTCGGTGTCCACGACGACGGCAGCGGCGCGGGCCGAGACCTGCCCACCGCGGTCGGCGTCGGCGTGGGTCTCTTCGTCGGCTTCGTGGTGCTCGCCATGATCGGCACCGCCGCGCTGACGCTGCTCGTGCTCGTCGTCATCGTCATGGGTGCCATCGAGTTCTTCAACGCGGTGCGACGCGTCGGCTACCACCCTGCGGTCCTGCCGGGCCTCGTGGCCACCGGCTCGTTCGTGCTCGCGGTGCACTGGAAGCCGGCGGGCGGGTTCCAGATGGTCACCTTCCTCACCATCGCCGTGCTCATGCTCTGGTACGTCATCGGCCTGCAGCACGAGCGGGCGGTCGCCAACATCGGCATCACCCTCCTCGGCGTGCTCTGGATCGGTGGCCTCGGCTCCTTCGCGGCGCTGATGCTCGCCGCACCGGACGGCATCGGCATGCTCACCGGCGCCATCATCGCCACCGTGGCCTACGACGTCGGCGCCTACTTCGTGGGCCGGCAGTTCGGGAAGACCCCGCTCTCGCCGTCGAGCCCCAACAAGACCATGGAAGGCCTCGTGGGGGGCGCCGCGGCCGCCGTGGTCGTGAGCGTGATCGTGCTCGGCATCGTGGGGGTGTTCCCCTGGGACACGGGCTCGGCGCTCATCCTCGGCCTCGCCGTCGCCATCGTGGCGCCGGTGGGCGACCTGTGCGAATCGATGCTCAAGCGCGACCTCGGCCTGAAGGACATGGGGTCGATCCTGCCGGGCCACGGCGGCCTGCTCGATCGCTTCGACGCCCTGCTCTTCGTCCTGCCCGTCACGTACTACGTCTTCCTCCTGACCGCCTGA
- a CDS encoding tyrosine recombinase XerC, which yields MAWDLDGFSASLTGVSDATREAYGRDLAAFCRWTDRLGLEGPAEVDRRTLRRYLAFLSTTGKARRSIARSASSLRRYFGWLRVTGRIEVDPSAGLSAPKGDGRLPRVLPEAEVHQLLDEPLHDDDPPEIAARDAAVVELLYGSGLRVAELCGLRPGDLDLGRRRVVVWGKGSKQRQVPLSPPAVEAVEQWLEHGRPALLGPTSPDDAVFLNRRGNRLTPRDVRRILDRRSATPVHPHALRHTFATHLLDGGADLRAVQELLGHADLATTQLYTHVSKERLKSVFQATHPRA from the coding sequence ATGGCCTGGGACCTCGACGGCTTCTCGGCGTCGCTCACCGGCGTCTCCGATGCCACCCGTGAGGCCTACGGGCGTGACCTCGCCGCCTTCTGCCGGTGGACCGACCGCCTCGGGCTGGAAGGGCCGGCCGAGGTCGATCGCCGCACCCTGCGGCGCTACCTCGCCTTCTTGTCCACCACGGGCAAGGCCCGCCGCTCCATCGCCCGGTCCGCGTCCTCGCTCCGGCGCTACTTCGGGTGGCTCCGGGTCACCGGGCGCATCGAGGTCGATCCCTCGGCGGGCCTCAGCGCGCCGAAGGGCGACGGGCGCCTGCCGCGGGTGCTGCCCGAGGCCGAGGTCCACCAGCTCCTCGACGAGCCCCTGCACGACGACGACCCGCCCGAGATCGCCGCCCGGGACGCCGCCGTGGTCGAGCTGCTCTACGGCAGCGGCCTGCGCGTCGCCGAGCTGTGCGGCCTGCGCCCCGGCGACCTCGACCTCGGCCGGCGTCGGGTCGTGGTGTGGGGCAAGGGCTCGAAGCAGCGTCAGGTCCCCTTGAGTCCCCCAGCGGTCGAGGCCGTCGAGCAGTGGCTCGAGCACGGTCGGCCCGCGCTGCTCGGGCCCACCAGCCCGGACGACGCGGTGTTCCTCAACCGCCGGGGCAACCGGCTCACCCCCCGGGACGTGCGCCGCATCCTCGACCGGCGCTCGGCCACCCCGGTGCACCCGCACGCCCTCCGCCACACCTTCGCCACTCATCTTCTGGACGGAGGTGCCGATTTGCGTGCTGTGCAGGAGTTGCTCGGCCACGCCGACCTCGCCACCACGCAGCTGTACACCCACGTCAGCAAGGAACGGTTGAAGAGCGTGTTCCAGGCCACCCACCCTCGAGCGTGA
- the tsf gene encoding translation elongation factor Ts, translated as MPEFTAKDVQALRQSSGAGMMDAKRALTENDGDFEAAAQWLREKGLAKAASRSDRENNQGAVAVAVDTQNVIGAIVELKSETDFVAKSDQFKDLAQEIASLVLAEGEEAASQKAAAIDELKVTLKENIELGRVVRFAAAEGNILDTYLHVQSERGVNAVLVEVAGGTPELAHDLAVHIAFTKPPFLTRDEVPADEVEAERKSLEAITKAEGKPEQAWPKIIEGRLNGWYKERVLLDQAFVRDEKQTVTQLLGDATIVRFAQVVIGA; from the coding sequence GTGCCCGAATTCACCGCGAAAGACGTCCAAGCGCTCCGCCAGTCGAGCGGCGCCGGGATGATGGACGCCAAGCGCGCCCTCACCGAGAACGACGGTGACTTCGAGGCCGCCGCCCAGTGGCTGCGGGAGAAGGGTCTGGCCAAGGCCGCATCGCGCTCGGACCGCGAGAACAACCAGGGCGCCGTCGCCGTTGCCGTCGACACCCAGAACGTGATCGGCGCCATCGTCGAGCTCAAGTCCGAGACCGACTTCGTGGCCAAGTCCGACCAGTTCAAGGACCTCGCCCAGGAGATCGCCTCCCTCGTCCTCGCCGAGGGTGAGGAGGCCGCCTCCCAGAAGGCCGCCGCCATCGACGAGCTCAAGGTCACCCTGAAGGAGAACATCGAGCTCGGGCGCGTCGTGCGCTTCGCCGCCGCCGAGGGCAACATCCTCGACACCTACCTGCACGTCCAGAGCGAGCGCGGCGTGAACGCCGTGCTGGTCGAGGTGGCCGGCGGCACCCCCGAGCTGGCCCACGACCTCGCGGTCCACATCGCCTTCACCAAGCCGCCGTTCCTGACCCGTGACGAGGTCCCCGCCGACGAGGTGGAGGCCGAGCGCAAGAGCCTCGAGGCCATCACCAAGGCCGAGGGCAAGCCCGAGCAGGCGTGGCCCAAGATCATCGAGGGCCGGCTCAACGGCTGGTACAAAGAGCGGGTGCTGCTCGACCAGGCCTTCGTGCGCGACGAGAAGCAGACCGTCACCCAGCTCCTCGGCGATGCCACCATCGTCCGCTTCGCCCAGGTCGTGATCGGGGCTTGA
- a CDS encoding UMP kinase: MPEGDTPRWQRVVLKLSGEAFAGDAGYGVDGVIVKQIAEEIVEVRRELAVDIAIVVGGGNIWRGMTGAGAGMDRAQADYMGMLATVINALALQDTLEQLGQPTRVQTAVHMSQIAEPYIRRRAIRHLEKGRVVIFAGGTGNPFFTTDTTAALRAAEIDAEAILRGTHSGVGGIYTDDPKTNPEATLLTEVSYIEVLNRGLRAMDSTAITLCMDNAIPIVVFDLLERGNVRSILEGRSIGTLVSQ, translated from the coding sequence GTGCCCGAGGGCGACACCCCCCGCTGGCAGCGGGTGGTCCTGAAGCTCTCGGGCGAGGCCTTCGCCGGCGACGCCGGCTACGGCGTCGACGGCGTCATCGTCAAGCAGATCGCCGAGGAGATCGTCGAGGTCCGTCGTGAGCTCGCGGTCGACATCGCCATCGTGGTCGGCGGCGGCAACATCTGGCGAGGCATGACCGGCGCCGGCGCGGGCATGGACCGCGCCCAGGCGGACTACATGGGCATGCTCGCCACCGTCATCAACGCGCTCGCCCTCCAGGACACCCTCGAGCAGCTGGGCCAGCCGACGCGGGTCCAGACCGCGGTGCACATGTCCCAGATCGCCGAGCCCTACATCCGGCGGCGGGCGATCCGCCACCTCGAGAAGGGCCGCGTCGTCATCTTCGCCGGCGGCACGGGGAACCCCTTCTTCACCACCGACACCACCGCTGCCCTCCGGGCCGCCGAGATCGACGCCGAGGCCATCCTGCGGGGCACCCACTCGGGCGTCGGGGGCATCTACACCGACGATCCGAAGACCAATCCCGAGGCCACCCTGCTCACCGAGGTGTCCTACATCGAGGTGTTGAACCGGGGCCTCCGGGCCATGGATTCCACCGCCATCACGCTCTGCATGGACAACGCCATCCCCATCGTGGTGTTCGACCTGCTGGAGCGCGGCAACGTGAGGTCCATCCTCGAAGGCAGGTCGATCGGTACGCTTGTCTCCCAGTGA